The Rhododendron vialii isolate Sample 1 chromosome 8a, ASM3025357v1 genome has a window encoding:
- the LOC131335231 gene encoding transcription factor BC1-like isoform X1: MSAFSHQHRPFLLDSSFFTPIKIMSGLVEEPNTPLFSQFFYPPEPVHQIPVHHFSTSCLENSTKVDAGINDDDSSSVVDGKAESGEQVTQKLIPMDKKKKNRDGSAQSKDAREVKGKKQKRCNGGMEGDEEKKTNKAGNKKKLNEAAPTGFIHVRARRGQATDSHSLAERVRREKISERMKLLQALVPGCDKVTGKALMLDEIINYVQSLQNQVEFLSMKLASVNPMFYDFGMDLDAFMVTPEIRLNGLVSPLMPKSNHHQAIAFSDTTTGAAAAWTGPNSYSLVDTPTSSSLLFQQVQRPNILSQDNEQVLWDVEDQRQRVINQSGFSNNLCSFHQ; the protein is encoded by the exons atgtcagcCTTTTCACACCAGCACCGGCCTTTCCTCCTTGACTCCTCATTTTTCACTCCCATTAAGATCATGTCTGGCCTTGTGGAGGAACCAAACACCCCCTtgttctctcaatttttttacccACCTGAGCCTGTTCACCAAATCCCTGTTCATCACTTTAGTACTAGCTGCCTTGAAAACAGCACAAAAGTTGATGCTGGCATTAATGATGATGATTCTTCATCAGTGGTGGATGGTAAGGCTGAAAGTGGGGAGCAAGTCACCCAGAAGTTGATTCCCAtggacaagaagaagaagaacagagATGGGTCTGCTCAATCCAAG GATGCAAGAGAAGTGAAGGGGAAGAAGCAAAAGAGATGCAATGGTGGGATGGAAGGTGATGAAGAAAAGAAGACTAATAAAGCTGGTAATAAGAAGAAGCTTAATGAAGCAGCCCCTACTGGGTTCATTCATGTAAGGGCCAGAAGGGGGCAAGCAACAGACAGCCACAGCTTAGCAGAGAGG GTGAGAAGGGAGAAAATAAGTGAGAGGATGAAACTGCTGCAGGCTCTAGTTCCTGGATGTGACAAG GTTACTGGGAAGGCCCTCATGTTGGATGAAATTATCAACTATGTCCAGTCTCTACAAAATCAAGTTgag ttcctATCCATGAAGCTTGCTTCTGTGAATCCCATGTTCTATGACTTTGGAATGGACTTAGATGCATTCATGGTTACACCTGAG ATCAGATTGAATGGATTGGTATCACCATTAATGCCAAAATCCAACCACCACCAGGCCATTGCCTTTTCTGATACAACCACCGGCGCGGCTGCCGCCTGGACCGGCCCAAACAGCTATTCTCTTGTGGACACACCTACATCTTCATCCCTTCTATTTCAACAAGTGCAGAGGCCAAATATTCTGTCCCAG gataatgaacagGTCTTGTGGGATGTGGAGGACCAAAGACAAAGAGTTATTAATCAATCTGGCTTTAGCAACAACTTGTGTTCTTTCCATCAATAA
- the LOC131335231 gene encoding transcription factor BC1-like isoform X2, producing MSAFSHQHRPFLLDSSFFTPIKIMSGLVEEPNTPLFSQFFYPPEPVHQIPVHHFSTSCLENSTKVDAGINDDDSSSVVDGKAESGEQVTQKLIPMDKKKKNRDGSAQSKDAREVKGKKQKRCNGGMEGDEEKKTNKAGNKKKLNEAAPTGFIHVRARRGQATDSHSLAERVRREKISERMKLLQALVPGCDKVTGKALMLDEIINYVQSLQNQVEFLSMKLASVNPMFYDFGMDLDAFMVTPEIRLNGLVSPLMPKSNHHQAIAFSDTTTGAAAAWTGPNSYSLVDTPTSSSLLFQQVQRPNILSQVLWDVEDQRQRVINQSGFSNNLCSFHQ from the exons atgtcagcCTTTTCACACCAGCACCGGCCTTTCCTCCTTGACTCCTCATTTTTCACTCCCATTAAGATCATGTCTGGCCTTGTGGAGGAACCAAACACCCCCTtgttctctcaatttttttacccACCTGAGCCTGTTCACCAAATCCCTGTTCATCACTTTAGTACTAGCTGCCTTGAAAACAGCACAAAAGTTGATGCTGGCATTAATGATGATGATTCTTCATCAGTGGTGGATGGTAAGGCTGAAAGTGGGGAGCAAGTCACCCAGAAGTTGATTCCCAtggacaagaagaagaagaacagagATGGGTCTGCTCAATCCAAG GATGCAAGAGAAGTGAAGGGGAAGAAGCAAAAGAGATGCAATGGTGGGATGGAAGGTGATGAAGAAAAGAAGACTAATAAAGCTGGTAATAAGAAGAAGCTTAATGAAGCAGCCCCTACTGGGTTCATTCATGTAAGGGCCAGAAGGGGGCAAGCAACAGACAGCCACAGCTTAGCAGAGAGG GTGAGAAGGGAGAAAATAAGTGAGAGGATGAAACTGCTGCAGGCTCTAGTTCCTGGATGTGACAAG GTTACTGGGAAGGCCCTCATGTTGGATGAAATTATCAACTATGTCCAGTCTCTACAAAATCAAGTTgag ttcctATCCATGAAGCTTGCTTCTGTGAATCCCATGTTCTATGACTTTGGAATGGACTTAGATGCATTCATGGTTACACCTGAG ATCAGATTGAATGGATTGGTATCACCATTAATGCCAAAATCCAACCACCACCAGGCCATTGCCTTTTCTGATACAACCACCGGCGCGGCTGCCGCCTGGACCGGCCCAAACAGCTATTCTCTTGTGGACACACCTACATCTTCATCCCTTCTATTTCAACAAGTGCAGAGGCCAAATATTCTGTCCCAG GTCTTGTGGGATGTGGAGGACCAAAGACAAAGAGTTATTAATCAATCTGGCTTTAGCAACAACTTGTGTTCTTTCCATCAATAA